One region of Psychrobacter sp. DAB_AL43B genomic DNA includes:
- the grxD gene encoding Grx4 family monothiol glutaredoxin, giving the protein MSEQTPNTAANDVEQLIRDQIKDNKVILYMKGTPQFPQCGFSAKSIEVLTQIGRPFAFVNILENPEIRATLPKIANWPTFPQLWIDGELMGGSDIILQMYQSGELKPLVEENSPAA; this is encoded by the coding sequence ATGAGTGAGCAAACCCCCAATACTGCTGCAAACGATGTTGAACAGCTGATTCGTGATCAAATCAAAGACAATAAAGTGATTCTTTATATGAAAGGCACACCGCAGTTTCCGCAGTGTGGTTTTTCTGCGAAATCGATTGAGGTTCTTACCCAAATCGGTCGTCCGTTTGCCTTTGTAAATATTTTAGAAAATCCAGAAATCCGTGCCACTTTACCTAAAATCGCTAATTGGCCAACCTTTCCACAGTTGTGGATTGACGGTGAATTGATGGGTGGCTCAGACATTATTTTACAAATGTATCAATCAGGCGAATTAAAGCCTTTGGTCGAAGAAAATAGCCCAGCGGCATAA
- the ispF gene encoding 2-C-methyl-D-erythritol 2,4-cyclodiphosphate synthase, which produces MIKIGQGIDVHAFHNNGQQQQYVILAGVPIEHTHSLLAHSDGDVVLHALADALLGALALGDIGQHFPDTDMAHAGLDSRVLLRYVYGKVLAAGYTLGNADITVMCERPKLAPYNQAMRDNIASDLQTDVSNISVKATTTEKLGFTGRQEGIMANAVVLLVPNV; this is translated from the coding sequence ATGATAAAAATTGGTCAAGGTATTGACGTCCATGCGTTTCATAATAATGGTCAACAGCAGCAATATGTGATACTAGCGGGTGTGCCGATAGAGCATACCCATAGTTTGCTAGCGCACTCTGATGGCGATGTGGTATTACACGCGCTTGCTGATGCGCTGCTCGGTGCGCTGGCGCTTGGTGATATTGGGCAGCATTTTCCAGATACCGATATGGCGCATGCCGGACTTGATTCACGGGTACTACTCCGTTATGTGTATGGTAAAGTTTTAGCTGCCGGTTATACTTTGGGCAATGCAGATATCACAGTGATGTGCGAGCGTCCAAAACTGGCGCCGTATAATCAAGCCATGCGTGATAATATTGCCAGCGACTTGCAAACTGATGTGAGTAATATTAGCGTGAAGGCGACGACCACTGAAAAACTGGGCTTTACTGGTCGGCAAGAGGGCATTATGGCCAATGCCGTGGTATTATTGGTACCTAATGTTTGA
- the mnmA gene encoding tRNA 2-thiouridine(34) synthase MnmA: MSAMPNTSNTPVSDSFSVHRPLTLADIDHPSTKHVIVGMSGGVDSSVSAVLLQKAGFKVEGLFMKNWEEDDGTEYCTAMDDLADAQAVCDKIGIKLHTANFAMEYWDRVFEHFLAEYKAGRTPNPDILCNKEIKFKAFLDYALTLGADYIATGHYTRRSINYTNANGETVAQLLRGLDSNKDQSYFLHAVGGDKLAKTLFPVGELEKPVVRQIAEEHDLITANKKDSTGICFIGERRFKDFLQQYLPAQKGDIVTDDGFTIGTHDGLMYYTLGQRGGIGIGGVKDRVEAPWFVLAKDLDKNRLIVGQGHEHPMMLSNELQAYKLDWVDSLPPVDIFSSDGLRCMAKSRYRQPDQACRVFAINADGSEVRVVFDEPQRAVTPGQSAVFYIDEVCLGGGVIASIDAPCGF; this comes from the coding sequence ATGTCAGCCATGCCAAATACCTCAAATACACCAGTTTCTGATTCTTTTAGCGTCCATCGCCCTTTAACGCTTGCCGATATTGACCATCCTAGCACTAAGCATGTGATTGTTGGTATGTCAGGCGGCGTTGACTCTTCTGTGTCTGCTGTTTTACTTCAGAAAGCGGGCTTTAAGGTAGAAGGTCTGTTTATGAAGAACTGGGAAGAAGATGACGGCACTGAATACTGTACGGCGATGGATGATTTGGCGGACGCGCAAGCGGTCTGTGACAAAATCGGTATTAAGCTGCATACGGCTAACTTTGCGATGGAATATTGGGATCGCGTTTTTGAGCATTTTTTAGCCGAATATAAAGCCGGTCGTACGCCCAATCCAGATATTTTATGCAATAAAGAGATTAAGTTCAAAGCATTTTTAGATTATGCCTTGACCCTAGGCGCTGATTATATCGCTACCGGTCACTATACCCGCCGCAGTATTAATTATACGAATGCTAATGGCGAAACAGTGGCACAGCTCTTACGTGGACTGGATAGTAACAAAGACCAAAGTTACTTCTTGCATGCTGTTGGTGGCGACAAACTTGCCAAAACACTATTTCCTGTGGGCGAGCTTGAAAAACCAGTGGTTCGTCAAATCGCTGAAGAACATGACCTAATTACCGCCAATAAAAAAGACTCCACCGGTATTTGCTTTATTGGTGAGCGCCGCTTTAAAGACTTCTTACAACAGTACTTGCCGGCGCAAAAAGGCGACATTGTCACTGACGATGGCTTCACTATCGGTACTCACGACGGCCTGATGTATTACACCTTAGGTCAGCGTGGCGGTATCGGTATCGGTGGTGTTAAAGACCGTGTTGAGGCACCGTGGTTTGTGCTTGCAAAAGACTTAGATAAAAACCGTCTAATAGTCGGTCAAGGTCATGAGCATCCGATGATGCTGAGCAATGAGCTGCAAGCTTATAAGCTTGATTGGGTCGATAGTTTGCCACCTGTGGATATTTTCAGCTCAGATGGCTTACGCTGTATGGCAAAATCTCGCTATCGCCAGCCTGACCAAGCCTGTCGAGTGTTTGCGATAAATGCTGATGGTAGTGAGGTGCGTGTGGTGTTTGATGAACCACAGCGTGCGGTCACTCCCGGTCAATCAGCGGTATTTTATATTGACGAGGTTTGTTTAGGCGGCGGCGTGATTGCTTCTATTGATGCGCCTTGTGGGTTTTAG
- the purB gene encoding adenylosuccinate lyase yields the protein MNLLTALSPIDGRYASKADSLRPYLSEFGLIKARVTVEIRWLQSLADNNEIGELAAFDTDTNAFLNAIVDNFSEADAQAIKDIEATTNHDVKAVEYFIKDKFRGQAALEDSLEFIHFACTSEDINNLSYALMLKDSREIVVAKMQEVTDSIVNLAITHADQPMLSRTHGQTASPTTLGKEMANVAYRLARQIKKIGQVELLGKINGAVGNYNAHYASYPDVDWQTHAEKFIDESLELTFNPYTTQIEPHDYIAELFDVVKRFNTILIDFNRDIWQYISLGYFKQRLKDGEVGSSTMPHKVNPIDFENSEGNLGVANAMLAHLGEKLPISRMQRDLSDSTVLRNIGVGLAQSMIAYDACLKGVGKLELNAKRLNDDLDNAQEVLAEPIQTVMRRYRVENPYEKLKALTRGNAMTREAMLTFVESDELSAVSDADKARLREMTPATYVGNAAEQARTIKEWIAKI from the coding sequence ATGAATCTACTTACCGCCCTCTCTCCAATTGATGGTCGTTACGCCTCTAAAGCTGATAGCTTGCGCCCTTATTTATCTGAATTTGGTCTGATTAAAGCTCGAGTCACCGTTGAGATTCGCTGGTTGCAGTCTTTGGCGGATAACAATGAGATTGGTGAATTAGCAGCGTTTGATACTGATACCAATGCTTTTTTAAATGCTATCGTTGATAACTTTAGTGAAGCAGATGCGCAAGCGATTAAAGACATTGAAGCGACGACCAACCACGACGTGAAAGCGGTTGAGTACTTTATCAAAGATAAGTTCCGTGGTCAGGCAGCACTAGAAGATTCACTAGAGTTTATTCATTTTGCTTGTACCAGTGAAGATATTAACAACCTATCATACGCGTTAATGCTAAAAGACAGCCGCGAGATTGTCGTTGCCAAAATGCAAGAAGTGACTGATAGCATCGTTAATCTAGCAATTACTCATGCTGATCAACCGATGCTTTCACGTACTCATGGTCAAACGGCTAGTCCAACGACTTTAGGTAAAGAGATGGCAAACGTCGCTTACCGCCTAGCCCGTCAAATCAAAAAAATCGGTCAAGTAGAGCTACTCGGTAAAATCAATGGCGCGGTTGGTAACTATAATGCTCACTATGCTTCATATCCTGACGTTGATTGGCAAACCCATGCTGAAAAATTTATCGATGAAAGCCTTGAGCTAACTTTCAATCCTTATACCACCCAAATTGAGCCGCATGATTATATCGCTGAGCTGTTTGATGTGGTTAAACGTTTCAATACTATCTTAATCGATTTTAACCGTGATATTTGGCAATATATTAGCTTAGGCTATTTTAAACAACGCCTAAAAGATGGCGAAGTGGGTTCTTCTACCATGCCGCATAAAGTCAACCCGATTGATTTTGAAAACTCTGAAGGTAACTTAGGCGTTGCTAATGCCATGCTTGCTCATTTGGGTGAAAAGCTACCTATTTCACGTATGCAGCGCGATTTATCAGACTCTACTGTTCTTCGTAATATTGGTGTTGGTCTGGCACAAAGTATGATTGCTTATGATGCTTGCTTAAAAGGTGTCGGTAAGCTTGAATTAAATGCTAAGCGTTTAAATGATGACTTAGATAATGCACAAGAAGTGTTGGCTGAACCGATTCAAACCGTCATGCGCCGCTATCGTGTTGAAAACCCGTACGAAAAACTTAAAGCTTTGACGCGTGGTAATGCCATGACTCGTGAAGCGATGCTGACATTCGTCGAAAGTGATGAATTATCTGCCGTTAGCGATGCTGATAAAGCACGCCTACGTGAGATGACACCTGCAACTTATGTGGGTAATGCAGCTGAGCAAGCACGCACGATTAAAGAGTGGATTGCCAAGATTTAA
- a CDS encoding DUF2238 domain-containing protein: MLRNFKSVVVSTMAVLIVMVLASIEPLEWSSYLLHQFGTLLFLALMLGAYRYGYISSRSYALASIFLFIHIIGARYLYSYVPYDAWTQQLFGISLNELFGWQRNMYDRLVHFSYGLLLFFAMIESSKSIFKVQSTKLLVAIALMVNMSSSLLYELLEWGIATTLSPEAAEAYNGQQGDVWDAHKDMALALLGGLIAAAITLFQTRKRPIIKL, translated from the coding sequence ATGCTGCGAAACTTTAAATCGGTAGTTGTCAGTACTATGGCGGTGTTAATCGTTATGGTACTGGCAAGTATTGAGCCTCTAGAATGGTCAAGCTACCTGTTGCATCAGTTTGGCACACTGCTTTTTCTAGCATTAATGCTGGGCGCTTATCGTTACGGGTATATTAGCTCGCGCTCCTACGCACTTGCTTCAATCTTTCTCTTTATTCACATTATAGGGGCACGCTATTTATACTCGTATGTACCTTATGATGCTTGGACGCAGCAGCTATTTGGTATAAGCCTAAACGAGTTATTTGGTTGGCAGCGGAATATGTACGACAGGCTCGTGCATTTTAGCTACGGGCTTTTGCTATTTTTTGCGATGATTGAGAGTTCAAAGTCTATATTTAAGGTTCAATCAACGAAGCTATTAGTAGCGATTGCACTTATGGTTAATATGTCGTCAAGCCTACTTTATGAGCTACTAGAATGGGGTATTGCGACAACTTTATCACCAGAAGCCGCGGAAGCTTATAATGGTCAGCAAGGGGATGTTTGGGATGCCCACAAAGATATGGCTTTAGCACTACTCGGTGGGCTGATTGCGGCAGCTATTACTCTATTTCAAACTCGTAAACGACCTATAATCAAGTTATAA
- a CDS encoding NF038104 family lipoprotein, with amino-acid sequence MKKLHFIVIIASVFLLQACVHKIVTVPVKVAYKTTKGVVKGTVAVTKAIIPGDSDDDKKDD; translated from the coding sequence ATGAAAAAACTGCATTTTATCGTCATCATCGCCAGCGTGTTTTTGCTACAAGCCTGCGTACATAAAATTGTTACCGTACCTGTAAAAGTCGCCTATAAAACCACCAAAGGCGTGGTCAAAGGCACTGTCGCTGTTACCAAAGCCATCATACCGGGCGACAGTGATGATGACAAAAAAGACGATTAA
- a CDS encoding cupin domain-containing protein, giving the protein MTSIPLCLPDSITPEQFLAEYWQKKPLLIKQGLPQLIGMFEPDDMLGLALEEDATARLLTQDTVKQTNQPQWQLKKSPLTEADFDNLPEQWTVLVQNLEQWSPELGQLWQAFDFIPQWQRDDIMVSYAPKGGSVGKHYDDYDVFLAQGYGQRRWQLGKFCDKDTEFVADEPIRLFDDMGEIIFDEILEAGDVLYVPPKLSHFGVAQEDCLTFSFGCRRPNLMQIIDSLADIATNDSALFIPMLLPQAVQASGELKTDSIDAIKAQLLQMLQSERGDHIIRQAVSEVVSKRQYDALVPEETMNTDEMIAALATGATLQADYSNRLLYTQVHNDIVLYANGQRLDDLHVNSIALLVRLSNGEYLTLDDMEGINPDEVMEWLENGWVWLNYPE; this is encoded by the coding sequence ATGACCTCTATACCTCTTTGTTTACCCGACTCTATTACTCCAGAGCAATTTTTAGCAGAATACTGGCAAAAAAAACCACTTTTAATTAAGCAAGGTTTACCACAATTAATTGGTATGTTTGAGCCGGATGACATGCTTGGTTTGGCGTTAGAAGAAGATGCCACAGCGCGTCTGCTTACTCAAGATACTGTTAAACAAACAAATCAGCCGCAATGGCAACTTAAGAAAAGTCCATTGACGGAAGCAGATTTTGATAATCTGCCAGAACAATGGACAGTATTGGTACAAAATCTTGAGCAATGGTCACCTGAGCTTGGCCAATTGTGGCAAGCATTTGACTTTATACCACAATGGCAGCGCGATGATATTATGGTTTCCTATGCGCCAAAAGGCGGCTCAGTTGGCAAACACTATGATGATTACGATGTTTTTTTAGCGCAAGGTTATGGTCAGCGCCGTTGGCAACTGGGCAAGTTTTGCGATAAAGATACTGAGTTTGTCGCTGATGAGCCCATTCGATTGTTTGATGATATGGGCGAGATTATTTTTGATGAGATATTGGAGGCCGGTGATGTACTTTATGTGCCACCAAAGCTGTCACATTTTGGTGTTGCCCAAGAGGATTGTCTAACCTTCTCATTTGGCTGTCGCCGTCCGAATTTAATGCAAATTATCGATAGCTTAGCCGATATCGCCACCAACGACAGCGCTTTATTTATACCGATGTTATTGCCACAAGCTGTGCAAGCGTCAGGTGAATTAAAGACTGATAGTATTGATGCTATCAAAGCTCAGCTATTGCAAATGCTACAATCTGAGCGCGGTGATCATATTATTCGCCAAGCAGTATCTGAAGTGGTCAGTAAACGTCAATATGATGCGCTAGTACCTGAAGAAACCATGAATACTGACGAGATGATAGCTGCATTGGCAACCGGTGCTACATTACAAGCCGATTATAGCAATCGCTTGTTATATACCCAAGTGCATAATGACATCGTTTTATATGCCAATGGGCAGCGCCTAGATGATTTGCATGTAAACTCAATAGCACTACTCGTACGCTTATCTAATGGCGAGTATTTAACGCTTGATGATATGGAAGGGATTAACCCTGATGAAGTGATGGAGTGGTTAGAAAACGGTTGGGTGTGGCTGAATTACCCAGAATAA